One Diceros bicornis minor isolate mBicDic1 chromosome 26, mDicBic1.mat.cur, whole genome shotgun sequence DNA segment encodes these proteins:
- the LOC131422038 gene encoding serine protease 27-like, protein MEPRTSHQCSWSSRHRAPAQCPSQAETMRRPPSAALLLLPLWFGELWTLREVSPPPSWRGPLPCLEPWPAPTPGTQGTESLSGNQGRPPVSTGCCVPLVCGHPRMRMLNRMVGGQDALEGEWPWQVSIQRNGSHFCGGSLITERWVLTAAHCFSNTSETSLYQVLLGARQLVKPGPHAVYAQVKRVESNPLYQGMASSADVALVELKAPVTFTNYILPVCVPDPSVTFKPGMNCWVTGWGSPSEQDRLPNPRILQKLAVPIIDTPKCNLLYSKDAESDFQPKTIKDDMLCAGFAEGKKDACKGDSGGPLVCLMGQSWLQAGVISWGEGCARRNRPGVYIRLTSHHNWIHRIIPELQFQQARSGGQRRGPGLQQPLGRNFAPCLGAHAILLVLIALLTFL, encoded by the exons ATGGAGCCCCGCACCTCGCACCAGTGCTCCTGGAGCTCCCGCCACCGGGCCCCTGCCCAGTGCCCCAGCCAGGCTGAGACCATGAGGCGGCCACCCTCCGCAGCCCTGCTCCTGCTGCCGCTGTGGTTTGGTGAGTTGTGGACACTGCGGGAAGTCAGTCCCCCACCTTCCTGGAGGGGCCCTCTGCCCTGCCTGGAGCCGTGGCCAGCCCCCACTCCTG GGACTCAGGGGACCGAGTCGTTAAGCG ggaatcagggccggcccccagtgagCACGGGCTGTTGTGTTCCCCTAGTCTGCGGGCACCCGAGGATGAGGATGCTGAACCGGATGGTGGGCGGGCAGGACGCCTTGGAGGGCGAGTGGCCGTGGCAAGTCAGCATCCAGCGCAATGGAAGCCACTTCTGCGGGGGTAGCCTCATCACAGAGCGGTGGGTCCTCACCGcggcgcactgcttctccaa CACCTCTGAAACATCCCTGTACCAGGTCCTGCTGGGGGCGCGGCAGCTGGTGAAGCCGGGGCCGCATGCTGTGTACGCCCAGGTGAAGCGGGTGGAGAGCAACCCCCTGTACCAGGGCATGGCCTCCAGTGCTGATGTGGCCCTGGTGGAGCTGAAGGCCCCTGTGACCTTCACCAATTATATCCTCCCCGTGTGCGTACCTGACCCCTCAGTCACCTTCAAGCCGGGCATGAACTGCTGGGTCACCGGCTGGGGCAGCCCCAGTGAGCAAG ACCGCCTACCCAACCCGCGGATCCTGCAGAAACTTGCTGTGCCCATCATTGACACGCCCAAGTGCAACCTGCTCTACAGCAAAGACGCCGAGTCCGACTTCCAGCCGAAAACCATCAAGGACGACATGCTGTGTGCTGGCTTCGCCGAGGGCAAGAAGGACGCCTGCAAG GGTGACTCTGGGGGGCCCCTGGTGTGCCTCATGGGCCAGTCGTGGCTGCAGGCTGGGGTGATTAGCTGGGGCGAGGGCTGCGCCCGCCGGAATCGCCCAGGTGTCTACATCCGGCTCACCTCCCACCACAACTGGATCCATCGGATCATCCCGGAACTGCAGTTCCAGCAGGCTAGGTCGGGTGGCCAGAGGCGGGGCCCTGGGCTCCAGCAGCCTCTTGGTCGGAACTTTGCACCCTGCCTAGGGGCCCACGCCATCCTCCTGGTCCTCATAGCCCTGCTCACCTTCCTCTGA